The Candidatus Bathyarchaeia archaeon DNA window GCAAATCTGTTGAAAAAGTTTACCATGGAAAAGTGAACAGAGACCTCGTTGTAGCAGGGGTTTTGCTCCACGACCTCTTTAAGCCACTGACATACACTGTCAACCAGAATGGTGGCTACAGCACCACGGGGCTGGCTGATTATATGGATCACTTGTCGGTTGCCATAGCGGAGCTTGTTCGAAGAGGCTTTCCACTAGAGCTTATTCACGTGGTTTCCGCCCATCACGGAGAGTATGGACCGATAAGACCGCACACAATTGAGGCTTTAATCTGTCATTTGGCGGATTTGATGGATTCCCGCCTAAATGGGGAGATCCTAAATGCTGCAGCATACCTTGCCAGGAAAGCCACAGGCGAAGAATTGACGGGATTAACATCGAAGGAAGCCTTCGAAATAATTCACTCGAAAGCCGTCGAAGGATGGGAAGGAGTAACCAAAACCGTTGAAAAAATAAAGCGGAGAAGGACACGCAAAACTTAAAAAGCGATGCAGTAAACGGAATTGAACGTGATGTCTCATGACGGAGATAACATTTGAAGAATT harbors:
- a CDS encoding HDIG domain-containing protein, producing the protein MLHPKIRALAEKIRDKKLREKIIELLENPIFEVDGKVYRGLSLDISPAGLSHHHCYPGGYIEHVVSTVNLALALCKSVEKVYHGKVNRDLVVAGVLLHDLFKPLTYTVNQNGGYSTTGLADYMDHLSVAIAELVRRGFPLELIHVVSAHHGEYGPIRPHTIEALICHLADLMDSRLNGEILNAAAYLARKATGEELTGLTSKEAFEIIHSKAVEGWEGVTKTVEKIKRRRTRKT